One Setaria viridis chromosome 3, Setaria_viridis_v4.0, whole genome shotgun sequence DNA window includes the following coding sequences:
- the LOC117850691 gene encoding uncharacterized protein: MEGANGVGASECERKPLSEVVGDCVQRWFQDAFKEARKGDVANQVLVAQMFFSGYGVPKNEYKGRQWMDRASKYRSSALKVGMKRPGYNASDSDSDEANDDANQ; encoded by the exons ATGGAGGGCGCTAACGGAGTCGGTGCGTCCGAGTGCGAGCGGAAGCCGCTGTCGGAGGTGGTGGGCGACTGCGTGCAGCGCTGGTTCCAGGACGCCTTCAAGGAGGCGCGCAAAGGGGACGTCGCCAACCAGGTGCTCGTCGCGCAGATGTTCTTCTCGGGTTACGGGGTTCCCAAGAACGAGTACAAG GGAAGACAATGGATGGACAGGGCATCCAAATACAGGAGTTCAGCGTTGAAGGTTGGCATGAAACGTCCAG GATACAATGCAAGTGACTCTGACTCCGATGAGGCAAATGATGATGCCAACCAATAA